atagtgggtgcattttgattgatattatttgttaatgtcaaacctaattgatctaagacatctcgtccccataaatttacgggaagatgatccaatacatatggctgtatagttccttcacatccttcaggatccttccaatctaatagcattgcacttctatcgggattagtcgccactcctaggcctcgaagcgattgagtggcttgttgtaatggccaatgttttggccattcttgacgagagatgatgctaagatctgcacctgtatccagtagcccattaaattcatgtccttgaatatttagttttagcatggggcgagaatctaaatttaaagaaagcatagcccaatctacacctgtggagcctaatcccttggaacctctttctacaacatgactggaaaatttatcatgtaggcttggtattattagtaactgtgctattctatctcctggtgaaattactgatataccctttggagaactggctataatttttatttcaccttcataattggaatcaattaccccaggacttatcaaaagtccttttagagtagaagagctgcgtcccaataataagcctactgttcctttgggaagaggtccttttacccctgtgggaatgatttgaactcccatctctggagttagtactgatttggtggaggcgcagatgtccaaccctgcgctccctctggtttgtctgatgagggatctgatgtgctgggcactaccctgatggggttgctggggttgctgggttcctccagtgctccgtatatttgtggtttggggccccggagcattggggccccctgtccattttttggcaacggagcctgatgcctttgtccacgatattgtggataaacaccttgtccttgttcgttttttgataatggagtaccctctatggcggtttgaggacggtattcattagcccaatataatggagtaccctctatggtggtttgagaacggcattcattagcccaatgtctccctctacggcatcgtgggcaaatacccggtattctacttgtttgatacctagttttgttaaaccctcctcctatggggcaattccttttaaaatgtcctgtttgttgacaattgtagcatgttcttggcctggcatctaaagcctgttttactgcagctgccacaatttgcccttgttcattaatgtctctggcatccaaaacctgttttactgcagctgccacaatttgcccttgttcattaatgtctctggcatctaaagcctgttttactgcagctgccacaatttgcccttgttcattaatgtctctggcatctaaagcttgttttactgcagctgccacaatttgcccttgttcattaatgtctctacataatttaatatatgtgtttaaatcttcctgtttccatggtctaatgatatctctacaccaacgattcgcttggtcataagccagttgttttataaatggcattgcttgttctgtattcccaaaaactctggtagctgtttgaataagcctatctacaaattcagcgtaaggttcattagctccttgtattatcttagataattgaccttgtaaacctccaggttcttgtaaagacttccatgccctaactgcatctacagcaatttgtaaatatacaccaggatcatatgcaagttgttgctgccgatcctcataaggtccctttcctaacaacatatctagatttctctgaggataaccagctgctgcatttcgactagccgtctccttgcaaaattcctcattggcaaccttccataacaggtattgtcctccatttagcacagctttacacaaactagcccaatctgctggcgtcatgcttaagttggtaatggattcgaccaagcttacagtgaagggtgcttgaggaccataggttgctacagcctcttttagctccttcactgatttgaaatttaaaccctggtaagttcgctgccctcctacctcaaatacagggcatacttgagatcctgtctcaggatccaaactatcaactgcgggggttgggagtctcttagcatatggaggtggtgctgttgattggacacttatgccctctagtgatagagtgctgttagtagcagtctcctgtagaggtggcgctgttggttgaacacttacgccctctggtgatagaatgctgttagtagcagtctcctgtagaggcggtgctgttggttggacacttacgctctctaacaaaagggtcttattagcagtcacctgttttaacttttcccctgatagatttttctgctctaaacttccttcctctgtctcactatctcgaaagaccttctcttttacttgaatcttttcctctttctgactagctcgagcttttacttgaatcttttcctctgtctgactaacttgagagacttcctcttctacttgaatcaatatgtcttcttcttcctctacctctgtctgaactgaaggctttggactaagcaaactagataccaacgtccacaatgacaatgtgccaactggcagagtccctgggttgttcttttctattctttttaaatcttcaccatgatggttccattgtgatatatctaacagctcctccttaaaaagccatgggctatattcttgtattacatcaacgtatgccctgactgctcttgattttactgggaagcttccttcctctaacaatttacttaacactctttcggtttgttttttactaattgctgatcccgtatttctactataatacaacccaacaagatgacgccaaacaaaaccgagacagaatccaataaaaagggaaccacacaaaatcattataacagcctttctatcctcctgacatatgcatccgtcctttctccctatctgttcctcaaacgcaaatagtttttcctcagatgtgagtggtttgtcttccctcttactcatctccagggacaggcaagttaaaacaaaaatgaagcaaaacaaaagaggaatcttagaatggctccccatcctctcgccctgccctcaggggcgagcagtttacttaccctcagttgctccccgtgcgagccaccaaatgccgaagtctggcttggcacaaatcaggagccacttgtcaaaaagaaactaactttatttttagaactacaaacgccaaacaaaacagctccagggaaaaaccctcagagcccaactgccaccaccggcttccacaaacctctctcccccacaccagccttttcctcccacaatcctcctcctcttgaggccgattggctgggttgcgtgggcagagccaaagaagtcacccaatgagcagctccgtggaggagccaatcagctagatgttgctggggcagctgtgagccaatcatcagctggcagtctgaagggcagggaaacagcccaatgaacatcaccgcagaggagccaatcagctagatgttgctggggcagtctgaagcttgctggcagctggaagtttgctggggcccctttggctgtggctctcaacaacatcCTCAAAGGTCACCGAGTCCTAAAAGATGCCACAAACTCTGTTCAGAAAGGTACAATTCCTCCAGTGTGTGCGAGATGACGGGTGAGGCTCTCAGCACTGGGGACCTGAGAATCAATTCAGGGGAGGCTAAGAAGATTCTGTGTTCTCACCAAGTCTATATCAGGACTCAGTCAGCAGATCTCTTTCCCTTTCTACCCACATATACTTTCTGGTTGATCAAATTCTGATAGACTTAtcaattccaaaaaaataaatttatctcttCACAGTATAATTATAATGAGGACACACACAATTACTATTATACAATCACCTAATTTAGCAAAAATACTTCTGTTACAAGATGTCAGGGGGATCTGCACACATCAAGCAGTCGAGCAGACACCCACTGGGTATCTGATAATTTAATAAACCTATTTTACCATCTAGCTGGAGATACTGCCATTCCACAGGTTGAGGGCTCAGTCCCACAATACTTTCTCAAGTCCTGAAGCCAGTCACAGGTAGTAGGTTGTCACATACACCTCTGACCAACAGGCTACCTCCTCCTTGAGGGAGGGAATTTGCTGGGACCACTCAAAGAATGCAAAGAAATACATCCCTGTGTTTACTAGTTTCTTATAAAGAATATTACAAAGTACATAGATGGATGGCCAGAAAAAGAGATGGATAGGACACAGTATGGTGGGAAAGGTGCAGAGCTTCCATGCCCAAGAACCTCAATATGTTCAGCTATCGTGAAGCTCCCCAAACCCACTCTTCTGGGGTTCTCATAGAGGCTTTACTTGTAGCCACTGGTTATCAACTTAACCCTCAGTCTATCTGCCTTCCTAGAGTTTGACGTGTGCGAAAGTTTCAATCCTTTAATCATGCCTCCATCTTTCTGGACCAGCCATGATCCTTAGGTTATCTACAGCCTACCAGCCACTAGTCATCTTATGGGCATACAAAGCTATTTTTATCATTCCAGACATTCCACAGGTCTTAGAAATTCTGTACCAGGACCCTGGACTAAGACCAAATACAGACCACACAATATCACACTTGGTGACCAATTCCAGTTCCATATTGCTCCAGAACTTGTggcagaaatgagagaaatattctaaatgaaataatttccacAATGATACAATCAGTTCCTTGTAACAGAAATAATTTCACTTGCTACCTTAGTTATATCATAGCAAATCTGCACAACATGAAACCCAAGATTAaatgagtttttctttatttgttccttCTCCACCTTGCTGGGGATTCAATACAGAagcactctactcctgagctacatccacagcccttttcatattttaatttgagacagggtcttcctaaattgcctaTGCCCTTAAACTCAGAACCTCCTTTCTTAGTCTTCCAAGTAGTTGGCATTACAGGCATATGATGAAGTTTTAATGAATGAAAACACACTGAGGGAAAGGAATTTTTCCCTCACAAACCTGAGAGGCCTATGAGCCTGCACAGCACATCTTTATGGCAGGCCCACAAGtagcaaattttctttattctaggCCAGGATTTGGCAAAATAGGCATGAGCTAATCAGTCCTCTATTTGTGTACATCAGTTTGACTGGAACACAACAAAACATTTCTTTATAAGCTTTACCTTAGTGCTTTTGTACTAAAATGAGAATTTCCTTGCAATAGAAATTCTCTGGTcttcaaaacctaaaatatttcctATATGATCCAATAAAGAAACAGACGGCCACCCTGTGTTCTAAAACAGCTAGGCAATACCCATCACAAGACACATTGTGATAGCAAGACCCAGAATTCATTGTTCCTCACTGCCTAGTGCCACAAtctggctaggcacaattcaggagccacttgtcaaaagaaacgaactttatttttagaaccacacatgccaaacaaaacagctcttcaggaaaaaccttcagagcccaactgccacaaccagcttcccacaagcctctccacctcccccactcctcctgctcttgaggcagattagctgggttgtgtgggcagagacaaaatagtcccccaatgagcagctctgtggtctgaaagggcacggaaacagcccaatgagcatcaccgcagaggagccaatcagttggctgctagaagttgctgggcggctgtgagccaatcatcagctggcaggtggaagtttgctggggccccttcagctgtggctctcaacagcctaGGACATATGAACCTTTGAATATCTGATGAATGAAAACTcttaatggatggatggatgaatgaaatcTAATCTGTGAAGCCAAGTATGTAAATCTAGAACCTCTTTTCTGTAAGACGTTTGTAATCACATTCACATTCAATTGAATGCCATATAgtccttttaaataaatacataaaacagcTAGAAAGCCAGACagagtggtacacacctataaccccagttac
This is a stretch of genomic DNA from Ictidomys tridecemlineatus isolate mIctTri1 chromosome 2, mIctTri1.hap1, whole genome shotgun sequence. It encodes these proteins:
- the LOC101973136 gene encoding uncharacterized protein LOC101973136 isoform X1, producing the protein MGSHSKIPLLFCFIFVLTCLSLEMSKREDKPLTSEEKLFAFEEQIGRKDGCICQEDRKAVIMILCGSLFIGFCLGFVWRHLVGLYYSRNTGSAISKKQTERVLSKLLEEGSFPVKSRAVRAYVDVIQEYSPWLFKEELLDISQWNHHGEDLKRIEKNNPGTLPVGTLSLWTLVSSLLSPKPSVQTEVEEEEDILIQVEEEVSQVSQTEEKIQVKARASQKEEKIQVKEKVFRDSETEEGSLEQKNLSGEKLKQVTANKTLLLESVSVQPTAPPLQETATNSILSPEGVSVQPTAPPLQETATNSTLSLEGISVQSTAPPPYAKRLPTPAVDSLDPETGSQVCPVFEVGGQRTYQGLNFKSVKELKEAVATYGPQAPFTVSLVESITNLSMTPADWASLCKAVLNGGQYLLWKVANEEFCKETASRNAAAGYPQRNLDMLLGKGPYEDRQQQLAYDPGVYLQIAVDAVRAWKSLQEPGGLQGQLSKIIQGANEPYAEFVDRLIQTATRVFGNTEQAMPFIKQLAYDQANRWCRDIIRPWKQEDLNTYIKLCRDINEQGQIVAAAVKQALDARDINEQGQIVAAAVKQALDARDINEQGQIVAAAVKQVLDARDINEQGQIVAAAVKQALDARPRTCYNCQQTGHFKRNCPIGGGFNKTRYQTSRIPGICPRCRRGRHWANECRSQTTIEGTPLYWANEYRPQTAIEGTPLSKNEQGQGVYPQYRGQRHQAPLPKNGQGAPMLRGPKPQIYGALEEPSNPSNPIRVVPSTSDPSSDKPEGAQGWTSAPPPNQY